The Thermasporomyces composti region CAGGACAGGCGTCCGCCACCAGTGATCGCCGAGCGCTGACGCCTGCACGGCGAGGTTGAGGTCGAGCGCCTGGGCGGCGAGGTAGAGGCCGAGGCCCGGGATGCCGATGAGGGCGGCGAGCCCGACGCCGACGGCCACGTCACGCCCCACTCGGGTCCTGTCGAGACCGACGAGCCGGGGGCCGATGCCGCTCCGCCACAGCAGGTACAAGCCGAGGCCTCCCCACGCGGCGAGCTGGACCACCCCGGCGAGCTGGAAGCCGAGGTCGACCAGGTGCTGCGCCGCGCGGGAGACGTTGAGCGCCACCGACTGCTCGCCGAGCGGCTCGGGCGCGAGCAACGCGTCGAGCAAGGACAGCACGCTGCGGAACCCGGACAAGCCGAGCGTCATGCTGAAGACCAGCACCAGCTCGACGAGCAACGCCCGCCGCTCGGCGGAGTCGGTGACGACCTCCGGTCGGTCCGGTCGCGACGGGGACAGCCAGGCGTGGACGACGTTCGGCACGAGCGCACGCTACCGATTCCTCGGCGGGACTGCCGCTCGACGGACGAGCCGGTCCGCGACGGCTGCACGCCCACGACATCGGTCAGCCACCGCCCGGGGACCACTCCACCTCGACCGCTGGTCGGGTGGTCGTCGTGCACCACCCGAGCCAGGGGTCGTCATCCGCCCGTCGCTACCGGCTCCCGTCGCGCGAGCCGTAGAGCATCCGGGCGATGTCGTCGGCGAAGCGCCGCTCGGAGTCGTCCTGCGGCTGGTAGCCGATCACCCGCCGGGCGTTGGTGATGCTCCAGAACGTCCGGGCGTTGTTGGAGACGCCGTAGAAGATGTGGAACGGGACGCCGTACTCGTCCGCGATGTCGGGCGTCTCGATGGACTTCACGAACAACTGCTGCAGGTCGCGTTCACTGATGTAGCCGGCGAGCTCGCGCACGTAGCGATAGGTCGGCTGGTCGACGAACTTGGCAGCGTCGACCTCGCGCGGCACCACGATCCGCACCTGGATCACGTCGAGCTTGCGGCCGAGGCTGCCGCAGGCGTAGAGGAAGCCGAGCGACTCGTACGCCGCCTTCGCCCAGCCGTAGAAGCTGTCCGGCCGGGGATAGTCCTCGGGACTCACCCGGTCCCGCAACCCTTGGAAGTACGGCTGCTCGTACCACTTCGCGGCCTGGTTGGTGCTGGCCGCCACCACACGCCGGACGCCCGTCTCGAGGGCAAGCTGGTACACCCGCTGCATCATGTCGACGTTGCGGCGTTCTCCCTCGTACCGCGACTGGGGGTCGTCACCGGTCGGCCGGTGGTACGCGGTGTGGACGACGGTGTCGACGCCGTCGAAGAGCCGCCGGAGATCGTCGGCGGGGTCGCTCAGCAGGTCCGCCACCTCGACACCCTCACCGGGGCTGAGGTCGACCAGTCGCAGGTCGTAGCGCTCCCGGAAGGCTGGCAGCAGCTGGCTCGCGATGTACCCCTTCGCGCCGGTCAGCAGGACCCGCCTCCGGGGTGCCGT contains the following coding sequences:
- a CDS encoding NAD-dependent epimerase/dehydratase family protein produces the protein MLTGAKGYIASQLLPAFRERYDLRLVDLSPGEGVEVADLLSDPADDLRRLFDGVDTVVHTAYHRPTGDDPQSRYEGERRNVDMMQRVYQLALETGVRRVVAASTNQAAKWYEQPYFQGLRDRVSPEDYPRPDSFYGWAKAAYESLGFLYACGSLGRKLDVIQVRIVVPREVDAAKFVDQPTYRYVRELAGYISERDLQQLFVKSIETPDIADEYGVPFHIFYGVSNNARTFWSITNARRVIGYQPQDDSERRFADDIARMLYGSRDGSR
- a CDS encoding CPBP family intramembrane glutamic endopeptidase, which encodes MPNVVHAWLSPSRPDRPEVVTDSAERRALLVELVLVFSMTLGLSGFRSVLSLLDALLAPEPLGEQSVALNVSRAAQHLVDLGFQLAGVVQLAAWGGLGLYLLWRSGIGPRLVGLDRTRVGRDVAVGVGLAALIGIPGLGLYLAAQALDLNLAVQASALGDHWWRTPVLVLAAAGNAWAEEVLVVGYLLTRLRQRGWTENVSLVASAILRGSYHLYQGFGGFVGNVLMGLIFGRLWQRTNRLWPLVIAHTLLDVVAFVGYALLRDHLGWLP